From Rhodopseudomonas palustris, a single genomic window includes:
- a CDS encoding MexW/MexI family multidrug efflux RND transporter permease subunit: MVLTDIFIKRPVLSLVVSMLILLIGFRAAMTLPIRQYPKLSNTVVTITTSYPGASPDLMQGFITTPLEQAVASAEGVDYITSASTQGQSLITVYVKLNFDPNQALTEVLAKVNSVKYLIPKEANDPVIVKSTGQTTAVMYIGFSSNELSGSAISDYLTRVVQPVLSTVDGVASADILGGQTFAMRIWLDPLRMAGRGVSANDISAAIQANNFQAAAGQTKGYLTVSNITTNTDLQNVDQFKRMIVKAKDGGFVRMEDVATVELAAQSTDSSVAFSGERAIFIGVQATPQGNPLNIVTGVRALFPEIERNLPPSMHMKVAYDSTKFIRSSIDEVEKTLIEAVGIVIVVIFLFLASFRSVIIPVVTIPLSLIGVCTAMLAMGFSINLLTLLAMVLAIGLVVDDAIVVVENIHRHLEEGKSPVQASLIGAREIVGPVISMTITLAAVYAPIGFLGGLTGALFREFAFTLAGAVIVSGIIALTLSPMMCSVLLKHQDSQGWFARKVDSVFSSVTRWYGRQLDRSLDYRPITGMFAVVILGLVGFMYMNTAKELAPEEDQGIVFAVTKAPKYANIDYANYYGEKLDKAYASFPETDLRFILNGTSGPNNGIAGMLLKPWDERKRTAMQLKPLVQAELSKIEGVNAFAFNLPPLPGGPGGLPIQMVINSTAGFRAVFEEMVKLKDAARKSGLFIVADSDLDFNQPVVRVTIDRTKASDLGINMQRLGTTLATLLGGNYVNRFNLEGRSYQVIPQVPRADRLTPQSLDGFYVPSASGQQVPLSTLVTIETATDPNALSHYNQLNSATFQAVPMPGVTVGKAVEFLEQQAKNLPSGFGHDYLADARQYVQEGNQLAITFGFALIIIFLVLAAQFESLRDPLVIMITVPMAICGALIPLFFGAATINIYTQVGLLTLVGLISKHGILMVEFARELQIKEALDKRTAIEQSARVRLRPILMTTAAMVTGLLPLLTASGAGAASRFSIGLVVVSGMMIGTLFTLFVLPAVYVAIGTDHRAALESDRTKQIEDYEMEHGSPALKPS; encoded by the coding sequence ATGGTCCTCACCGACATCTTCATCAAGCGCCCGGTGCTGTCGCTGGTGGTCAGCATGCTGATTCTGCTGATCGGCTTCCGCGCCGCGATGACGCTGCCGATCCGGCAATATCCGAAGCTGTCCAACACCGTGGTGACCATCACCACGTCGTATCCGGGCGCCTCGCCGGACCTGATGCAGGGCTTCATCACCACGCCGCTGGAGCAGGCGGTCGCCTCGGCCGAAGGCGTCGACTACATCACCTCGGCCTCGACGCAGGGCCAGAGCCTGATCACCGTCTACGTCAAGCTGAACTTCGATCCCAACCAGGCGCTCACCGAAGTGCTGGCGAAGGTGAATTCGGTCAAATACCTGATCCCCAAGGAAGCCAACGATCCGGTGATCGTCAAATCCACCGGCCAGACCACGGCGGTGATGTATATCGGCTTCTCGAGCAACGAATTGTCGGGATCGGCGATCTCCGACTATCTGACGCGCGTGGTGCAGCCGGTGCTGTCGACGGTCGACGGCGTCGCCTCCGCCGACATTCTCGGCGGCCAGACGTTCGCGATGCGGATATGGCTCGATCCGTTGCGGATGGCGGGCCGCGGCGTGTCGGCGAACGACATTTCGGCGGCGATCCAGGCCAACAACTTCCAGGCGGCGGCGGGCCAGACCAAAGGCTATCTGACCGTCTCCAACATCACGACCAACACCGACCTTCAGAACGTCGACCAGTTCAAGCGGATGATCGTCAAGGCCAAGGACGGCGGCTTCGTGCGGATGGAGGACGTCGCTACCGTCGAACTGGCGGCGCAGAGTACCGACAGCAGCGTGGCGTTCTCCGGCGAGCGGGCGATCTTCATCGGCGTGCAGGCCACCCCGCAGGGCAACCCGCTCAACATCGTCACCGGCGTGCGCGCCCTGTTCCCGGAAATCGAGCGCAATCTGCCGCCCTCGATGCACATGAAGGTCGCCTACGATTCGACCAAGTTCATCCGCTCGTCGATCGACGAGGTGGAGAAGACGCTGATCGAAGCCGTCGGCATCGTGATCGTGGTGATCTTCCTGTTCCTGGCCTCGTTCCGCTCGGTGATCATCCCGGTGGTGACGATCCCGCTGTCGCTGATCGGCGTCTGCACCGCGATGCTGGCGATGGGATTCTCGATCAACCTGCTGACGCTGCTGGCCATGGTGCTGGCGATCGGCCTCGTGGTCGACGACGCCATCGTGGTGGTCGAGAACATCCACCGCCATCTCGAGGAAGGGAAGAGTCCGGTCCAGGCCTCGTTGATCGGTGCCCGCGAGATCGTCGGCCCGGTGATCTCGATGACCATCACGCTGGCCGCGGTGTATGCCCCGATCGGCTTCCTCGGCGGCCTCACCGGCGCGCTGTTCCGCGAATTCGCGTTCACGCTGGCCGGCGCGGTGATCGTCTCGGGCATCATCGCGCTGACGCTGTCGCCGATGATGTGCTCGGTTCTGCTCAAGCATCAGGACAGCCAGGGCTGGTTCGCCCGCAAGGTCGATTCCGTGTTCAGCTCGGTGACGCGGTGGTACGGCCGGCAGCTCGACCGCTCGCTCGACTACCGGCCGATCACCGGGATGTTCGCCGTGGTGATCCTCGGTCTGGTCGGCTTCATGTACATGAATACGGCCAAGGAGCTGGCGCCCGAAGAGGATCAGGGTATCGTGTTCGCGGTGACGAAAGCGCCGAAATACGCCAATATCGACTACGCCAACTACTACGGCGAGAAGCTCGACAAGGCCTATGCCAGCTTCCCGGAGACCGACCTGCGCTTCATCCTCAACGGCACGTCGGGCCCGAACAACGGCATCGCCGGCATGCTGCTGAAGCCGTGGGACGAACGCAAGCGCACCGCGATGCAGCTCAAACCGCTGGTGCAGGCCGAGCTCAGCAAGATCGAGGGCGTCAACGCCTTCGCCTTCAACCTGCCGCCGCTGCCCGGCGGTCCGGGCGGTCTGCCGATCCAGATGGTGATCAACTCGACCGCCGGCTTCCGCGCGGTGTTCGAAGAAATGGTCAAGCTGAAGGATGCTGCGCGCAAGAGCGGGCTGTTCATCGTTGCCGACAGCGACCTCGACTTCAACCAGCCGGTGGTGCGGGTGACGATCGATCGCACCAAGGCGAGCGACCTCGGGATCAACATGCAGCGGCTCGGCACCACGCTGGCGACGCTGCTCGGCGGCAACTACGTCAACCGCTTCAATCTCGAAGGCCGGTCGTATCAGGTGATCCCGCAGGTGCCGCGCGCCGACCGGCTGACGCCGCAGTCGCTCGACGGCTTCTACGTGCCGAGCGCCAGCGGCCAGCAGGTGCCGTTGTCGACGCTGGTGACGATCGAGACCGCGACCGATCCGAACGCGCTGTCGCACTACAACCAGCTCAACTCCGCGACCTTCCAGGCGGTGCCGATGCCGGGCGTCACCGTCGGCAAGGCCGTGGAATTCCTCGAACAGCAGGCCAAGAATCTGCCGTCCGGGTTCGGTCACGACTATCTCGCCGATGCGCGGCAATACGTGCAGGAGGGCAACCAGCTCGCCATCACATTCGGCTTCGCGCTGATCATCATCTTCCTGGTGCTCGCCGCGCAGTTCGAGTCGCTGCGCGACCCGCTGGTGATCATGATCACCGTGCCGATGGCGATCTGCGGTGCGCTGATTCCGCTGTTCTTCGGCGCGGCGACGATCAACATCTACACCCAGGTCGGTCTTTTGACGCTGGTCGGCCTGATCAGCAAGCACGGCATCCTGATGGTCGAGTTCGCGCGCGAGCTGCAGATCAAGGAGGCGCTCGACAAGCGCACCGCGATCGAACAGTCGGCGCGGGTGCGGCTGCGGCCGATCCTGATGACCACCGCCGCGATGGTCACAGGCCTGTTGCCGCTGCTCACAGCCTCGGGCGCCGGCGCCGCGAGCCGGTTCTCGATCGGCCTCGTCGTCGTCTCCGGCATGATGATCGGCACGCTGTTCACGCTGTTCGTGCTGCCGGCGGTGTATGTGGCGATCGGCACCGATCACCGCGCCGCGCTGGAGTCCGATCGCACCAAGCAGATCGAGGACTACGAGATGGAGCACGGCTCGCCGGCGCTGAAGCCGAGCTGA
- a CDS encoding TetR/AcrR family transcriptional regulator produces the protein MTSLRMTSDLRRELILGAAKRCFARNGFAGTTTKSVAAAASISEGLLFKHFPSKAALYAEILACEREADPALIELLGAEPSTQTLVVLVREMVLHFLHASDHPEQEEDQRLRLLVSSQLDDGEFARLVYEKVTGLIGRTFVMSLERAVEAGDAVRIGEEPMNLFWFAHHTLLMAALARLPSVPCLSYGNPAGLERQMCEFILRGIGLNEAVIAVHLDREFSQDRMQAETTGSA, from the coding sequence ATGACTTCACTGCGCATGACCAGCGACTTGCGCCGGGAACTGATCCTGGGCGCAGCCAAGCGTTGCTTTGCCCGGAACGGCTTTGCAGGGACCACCACCAAGAGCGTCGCGGCCGCCGCGTCGATCTCGGAGGGGTTGCTGTTCAAGCATTTCCCGAGCAAGGCGGCGCTGTATGCCGAGATTCTGGCCTGCGAGCGCGAGGCCGATCCGGCGCTGATCGAGCTGCTCGGTGCCGAGCCCTCGACCCAGACGCTGGTGGTGCTGGTCCGGGAGATGGTGCTGCACTTCCTGCACGCCTCCGATCATCCGGAGCAGGAGGAGGATCAGCGGCTGCGCCTGCTGGTGTCGAGCCAGCTCGACGACGGCGAGTTCGCCCGTCTGGTGTACGAGAAGGTCACCGGTCTGATCGGGCGAACCTTCGTGATGTCGCTGGAGCGGGCGGTGGAGGCGGGCGATGCGGTCAGGATCGGCGAGGAGCCGATGAACCTGTTCTGGTTCGCCCACCACACCTTGCTGATGGCGGCGCTGGCGCGGCTGCCGTCGGTGCCGTGCCTGAGCTACGGCAACCCCGCCGGTCTCGAGCGCCAGATGTGCGAATTCATCCTACGTGGAATTGGTCTGAACGAAGCCGTAATTGCCGTCCATCTCGACCGCGAATTTTCGCAAGATCGGATGCAGGCGGAAACGACAGGAAGTGCATGA
- a CDS encoding cytochrome P450, producing the protein METAPAELAEAFDLARLTPDFYDNPYPTYQALRTHQPVKRLAGGGYFLTRYDDLIAVYKNTTLFSSDKKREFAPKYGESLLFEHHTTSLVFNDPPSHTRVRRLIMGALTPRAIAGMEPDLIALVDRLLDAMASKDKVDLIEDFAAAIPIEVIGNLLGVPQDERAPLRGWSLAILGALEPVIGPEAFDRGNEAVREFLGYLETLIARRTAEPGDPERDVLTRLILGEAGGEKLSAKELLHNCIFLLNAGHETTTNLIGNGLVTLADNPAQKQRLIAEPGLIRTAVEEILRYESSNQLGNRITTAQVEIGGVTMPANTSLTLCIGAANRDPAQFADPDRFDVARSPNRHLAFASGPHQCAGMALARLEGAIALSRFLARFPDYALDGAPQRGGRVRFRGYLSVPCRLG; encoded by the coding sequence ATGGAAACGGCCCCAGCAGAGCTCGCGGAAGCGTTCGATCTTGCACGTCTGACGCCCGACTTTTACGACAACCCCTACCCGACCTATCAGGCGCTGCGGACCCATCAGCCGGTCAAGCGGCTGGCGGGCGGCGGCTACTTCCTCACCCGCTATGACGACCTGATCGCGGTCTACAAGAACACCACGCTGTTCTCGTCGGACAAGAAGCGTGAGTTCGCGCCGAAATACGGCGAGTCCCTGCTGTTCGAGCATCACACCACCAGCCTGGTGTTCAACGACCCTCCCTCGCATACCCGAGTCAGACGATTGATCATGGGCGCGCTGACGCCGCGGGCGATCGCCGGCATGGAGCCGGACCTGATCGCGCTGGTCGACCGGCTGCTCGACGCCATGGCGAGCAAGGACAAGGTCGACCTGATCGAGGACTTCGCCGCCGCGATCCCGATCGAGGTGATAGGCAATCTGCTCGGCGTGCCGCAGGACGAGCGCGCGCCGCTGCGCGGCTGGTCGCTGGCTATTCTCGGAGCGCTGGAGCCGGTGATCGGACCGGAAGCGTTCGACCGCGGCAACGAGGCGGTACGCGAATTTCTCGGCTATCTCGAGACCCTGATCGCGCGCCGCACCGCCGAGCCCGGCGATCCGGAGCGCGACGTGCTGACCCGGCTGATCCTGGGCGAGGCCGGCGGCGAGAAGCTCTCCGCCAAGGAGCTGCTGCACAACTGCATCTTCCTGCTCAATGCCGGCCACGAGACCACCACCAATCTGATCGGCAACGGGCTGGTGACGCTGGCCGACAACCCTGCGCAAAAGCAGCGCCTGATCGCCGAGCCAGGACTGATCAGGACCGCGGTCGAGGAAATCCTGCGCTACGAGAGCTCCAACCAGCTCGGCAACCGCATCACCACCGCACAGGTCGAGATCGGCGGCGTGACGATGCCGGCGAACACTTCGCTGACACTGTGCATCGGCGCCGCCAACCGCGATCCGGCGCAGTTTGCCGACCCCGACCGGTTCGACGTGGCGCGCAGCCCGAACCGGCATCTCGCCTTCGCCTCCGGGCCGCATCAATGCGCCGGCATGGCGCTGGCAAGGCTGGAAGGCGCAATCGCGCTGTCGCGGTTTCTCGCCCGCTTTCCGGACTACGCGCTCGACGGAGCGCCGCAGCGTGGTGGCCGGGTCCGGTTCCGCGGTTATCTCAGCGTTCCTTGCCGGCTCGGTTAG
- a CDS encoding L,D-transpeptidase: MNRPTTKHGAPRRYRRPVLLALATLLAAATPAPDADAKRARPAATTEAIAPREAGEPVMAIVSIKEQRVTLYDADGWIYRAPVSTGTTGRETPAGVFTVVEKDKDHRSTMYDDAWMPHMLRITWNGVALHGGPLPGYPASHGCVRMPYGFAERIFDRTRIGMRVIVSPEDAAPVDISHPVLFSPSAEALAAAPARAETAARAAEQAAEAADEAKAAAAAAARAVKPLKDSLRKLERARTRAEAALKAADKVLVAAATDEARAKAEQRQQQAAQQLGEVTTQLETAKADADAKHAAAAATKEAAKAAAAKKAETAKLATDARLAQEPVSIYISRATQKLYVRRNTRKPLPDGGELFDSSIEVPVTIRDPDRPIGTHIFTAMARNDAGLRWSAVTIESADDARSALDRVTIPPEVLDQIGPTALPRSSIVVSDEPLSAETNYRTEFVAVLSDQPQGGFITRRPTREPPIASNDDWGDGGWDNNGWDSGWSNDGFSRRTEPRVVPSRRGGYYYQPQSTWW, translated from the coding sequence GTGAATCGACCGACGACGAAGCATGGCGCCCCGCGTCGCTACCGGCGCCCCGTCCTCCTTGCCCTTGCGACGCTGCTTGCCGCGGCCACGCCGGCGCCCGACGCGGACGCCAAGCGGGCCCGCCCCGCGGCGACCACCGAGGCGATCGCTCCCCGCGAAGCCGGCGAGCCGGTGATGGCGATCGTGTCGATCAAGGAGCAGCGGGTAACGCTGTACGACGCCGATGGCTGGATCTATCGCGCGCCGGTCTCGACCGGCACCACCGGGCGCGAAACCCCGGCGGGCGTGTTCACCGTGGTCGAGAAGGACAAGGACCACCGCTCGACGATGTACGACGACGCCTGGATGCCGCACATGCTGCGCATCACCTGGAATGGGGTCGCGCTGCACGGCGGTCCGCTGCCCGGCTACCCGGCGTCGCACGGCTGCGTGCGGATGCCCTACGGTTTCGCCGAACGGATCTTCGACAGGACCAGGATCGGCATGCGGGTGATCGTGTCGCCGGAGGACGCGGCGCCGGTCGACATCAGCCATCCGGTGCTGTTCTCGCCGAGCGCCGAGGCACTCGCCGCAGCGCCGGCGCGCGCCGAAACCGCGGCACGCGCGGCCGAGCAGGCGGCCGAGGCGGCCGACGAGGCCAAGGCCGCCGCCGCCGCAGCCGCCCGCGCGGTGAAGCCGCTGAAGGACAGCTTGCGCAAACTGGAGCGCGCCCGGACGCGGGCCGAAGCGGCGCTGAAGGCGGCCGACAAGGTGCTGGTTGCCGCCGCCACCGACGAAGCCAGGGCCAAGGCGGAACAGCGGCAGCAGCAGGCCGCGCAGCAGCTCGGCGAGGTCACCACCCAGCTCGAAACCGCCAAGGCCGATGCCGACGCCAAGCACGCCGCCGCAGCCGCCACCAAGGAAGCCGCCAAGGCCGCCGCTGCGAAGAAAGCCGAGACCGCGAAGCTCGCGACCGACGCCAGGCTGGCACAGGAGCCGGTGTCGATCTACATCAGCCGGGCGACGCAGAAGCTCTACGTTCGGCGCAACACCCGCAAGCCCTTGCCGGACGGCGGAGAGCTGTTCGACTCCTCGATCGAGGTGCCGGTGACGATCCGCGATCCCGACCGGCCGATCGGCACGCATATCTTCACCGCGATGGCGCGCAACGACGCCGGGTTGCGCTGGAGCGCGGTGACGATCGAGAGCGCCGACGATGCCAGAAGCGCGCTCGACCGTGTCACGATTCCGCCGGAGGTGCTGGACCAGATCGGCCCGACCGCGCTGCCGCGTTCCTCGATCGTCGTGTCGGACGAGCCGCTGAGCGCGGAGACGAATTACCGCACCGAGTTCGTCGCGGTGCTGAGCGATCAGCCGCAGGGCGGTTTCATCACCCGCAGGCCGACCCGCGAACCGCCGATCGCGAGCAACGACGACTGGGGTGACGGCGGTTGGGACAACAACGGCTGGGACAGCGGCTGGTCGAATGACGGCTTCTCCCGCCGCACGGAGCCCCGCGTCGTCCCCAGCCGCCGCGGCGGCTATTACTATCAGCCGCAATCGACCTGGTGGTAG
- a CDS encoding VOC family protein translates to MITAIDHLVVLVSDLAETVATYETLLARAPAWRGGDDGSDHVLFTLDNMSVEFMAPSGPGPNAERLRTLIKLQGEGIASLCFRVADVAATRNRLERVALQPTPVADVEGRDRITGATLAWKRTRTATETTRGVRMFFLELGSERPHSQVIGTAPVVGLDHLVISTSDPERAAALYGARLGLAMALDRTRQDWGRLMSFHCGDLRIEVVHRPVAGSDAEHDKLWGVGWRVDDVEAARERLIAAGLIVTASRAGRHADTRVVTVRSGTRRIPTLLVQRTPAQSLDGVAVDGA, encoded by the coding sequence ATGATCACCGCGATCGATCACCTCGTCGTTCTGGTCAGCGATCTGGCCGAGACGGTCGCGACCTACGAGACGCTGCTGGCCCGCGCGCCGGCCTGGCGCGGCGGCGACGACGGCTCCGACCACGTTCTGTTCACCCTGGACAACATGTCGGTGGAATTCATGGCGCCGTCAGGTCCGGGGCCGAACGCCGAGCGGCTACGCACGCTGATCAAGCTGCAAGGCGAGGGAATCGCCAGCCTGTGCTTCCGGGTCGCCGACGTCGCGGCGACGCGCAACCGGCTGGAGCGGGTGGCGCTGCAGCCGACGCCGGTCGCAGACGTCGAAGGCCGCGACCGCATCACCGGCGCCACGCTGGCATGGAAGCGCACCCGGACCGCGACCGAGACCACCCGCGGGGTCCGGATGTTCTTCCTCGAACTCGGCTCCGAACGACCGCATTCACAGGTAATCGGGACGGCGCCGGTGGTCGGCCTCGATCATCTGGTGATCTCGACCTCCGATCCCGAGCGCGCCGCAGCGCTGTACGGGGCGCGGCTCGGGCTCGCCATGGCGCTGGACCGCACCCGGCAGGACTGGGGGCGGCTGATGTCGTTCCATTGCGGCGATCTCAGGATCGAAGTGGTCCACCGGCCGGTCGCCGGCTCGGACGCCGAGCATGACAAGCTGTGGGGCGTGGGCTGGCGTGTCGACGATGTCGAGGCGGCGCGCGAACGGCTGATCGCCGCCGGCCTGATCGTCACCGCGTCGCGAGCCGGCCGTCACGCCGACACCCGCGTCGTCACGGTGCGCAGCGGAACCCGCCGGATTCCGACTCTGCTGGTGCAGCGGACGCCGGCCCAATCTCTCGACGGCGTGGCGGTGGATGGCGCGTAG
- a CDS encoding sugar kinase yields the protein MHALFIGQTYIDVTFITDHLPTGDEKHVASDYAVSFGGNAVTAAFCCAKLGIVPDLIATIANDWLGRMFMDMSAKYGISVHPRKVATSSLSFIMPKDGKRAIVRCRDDEHIHPFPLLNLGQCRALHVDGHQPDAAIHYAKLCREAGILTSLDGGGLRTNTHELLEYIDVAIVAERLCEQMDMTPEKMLDYLKSRGCRVGGVTLGERGLYWYDEAGTVRTLPALPIPRERVIDTNGAGDVFHGAYVFSYLNSPEQSWQHHFEFARAASTFKIQRLGNEAGLPTVADIEAVKREFVAAVA from the coding sequence ATGCACGCACTCTTCATCGGACAGACCTATATCGACGTCACCTTCATCACCGACCATCTGCCGACCGGCGACGAAAAGCACGTGGCGTCCGACTACGCGGTGTCGTTCGGCGGCAACGCGGTGACCGCGGCGTTCTGCTGCGCCAAGCTCGGGATCGTGCCCGACCTGATCGCCACCATCGCCAACGATTGGCTGGGGCGGATGTTCATGGACATGAGCGCGAAGTACGGCATCTCGGTGCATCCGCGCAAAGTCGCCACCTCGTCGCTGTCGTTCATCATGCCGAAGGACGGCAAGCGCGCCATCGTGCGCTGCCGCGACGACGAGCACATCCACCCGTTCCCGCTGCTCAATCTCGGCCAGTGCCGCGCGCTGCACGTCGACGGCCACCAGCCGGACGCCGCGATCCACTACGCGAAACTCTGCCGCGAGGCCGGCATCCTGACCTCGCTCGACGGCGGCGGCCTGCGCACCAACACCCACGAACTGCTGGAATATATCGACGTCGCCATCGTCGCCGAACGGCTGTGCGAACAGATGGACATGACGCCGGAGAAGATGCTCGACTATCTGAAGTCACGCGGCTGCCGGGTCGGCGGCGTCACGCTCGGCGAGCGCGGGCTGTATTGGTACGACGAAGCCGGCACGGTGCGGACCCTGCCGGCGCTGCCGATCCCGCGCGAACGGGTGATCGACACAAACGGCGCCGGCGACGTGTTTCACGGCGCTTACGTGTTCTCCTATCTGAACAGCCCGGAGCAAAGCTGGCAGCACCACTTCGAATTCGCCCGCGCCGCCTCGACCTTCAAGATCCAGCGCCTCGGCAACGAGGCCGGCCTGCCCACGGTCGCCGATATCGAAGCCGTCAAGCGCGAGTTTGTCGCGGCAGTCGCGTGA
- a CDS encoding NAD(P)/FAD-dependent oxidoreductase — protein MNDTVLIAGAGHAGFQVAVSLRQAKYAGRIALINDEKHLPYQRPPLSKAYLKSGGDPNSLMFRPEKFFQDQAIELISDRMVSIDREGRKLLLASGTAIEYGHLVLATGARNRMLDVPNGSLPDVLYLRTLDESEVLRQRMPDRKHVVVIGAGFIGLEFAATARAKGLEVDVVELAPRVMARVVTPEISSYFHDRHSAAGIRMHYGVRATEIAAEGGRVTGVVLSNGHTLPCDLVVVGVGVIPNVEIAAAAGLPTAAGIIVDRQLLTRDPHISAIGDCALFDSVRFGETMRVESVQNATDQARCVAARLTGDAKPYDGYPWFWSDQGDDKLQIVGLTAGFDQVVIRGSVAERSFSAFCYKAGKLIGIESVNRAADHVFGRKILPLDKSVTPDQAADLGFDLKKAVA, from the coding sequence ATGAACGACACGGTCTTGATTGCTGGAGCCGGACATGCCGGATTTCAGGTCGCCGTATCGCTGCGCCAGGCGAAGTATGCCGGGCGTATCGCGCTGATCAACGACGAGAAGCATCTGCCGTATCAGCGCCCGCCGCTGTCGAAGGCCTACTTGAAGAGCGGCGGCGATCCGAACTCGCTGATGTTTCGCCCGGAGAAGTTTTTTCAGGATCAGGCGATCGAGCTGATCTCCGACCGCATGGTTTCGATCGACCGCGAAGGGCGCAAGCTGCTGCTCGCCTCCGGCACCGCGATCGAGTACGGCCACCTCGTGCTCGCCACCGGCGCGCGCAACCGGATGCTCGACGTGCCCAACGGCTCGCTGCCGGACGTGCTTTACCTGCGCACGCTCGATGAGAGCGAAGTGCTGCGGCAGCGGATGCCGGACAGGAAGCACGTCGTGGTGATCGGCGCCGGCTTCATCGGCCTCGAATTCGCCGCCACGGCGCGGGCCAAGGGGCTCGAGGTCGACGTCGTCGAACTGGCGCCGCGGGTGATGGCGCGCGTGGTGACGCCGGAGATCTCCAGCTACTTCCACGACCGCCACTCCGCGGCCGGCATCCGGATGCACTACGGCGTCCGCGCCACCGAGATCGCGGCCGAGGGCGGCCGTGTCACCGGCGTCGTCCTGAGCAACGGTCACACATTGCCCTGCGATCTCGTGGTGGTCGGCGTCGGTGTCATCCCGAACGTCGAGATCGCCGCCGCCGCCGGTCTGCCGACCGCGGCCGGCATCATCGTCGACCGACAGCTTCTCACCCGCGACCCGCACATCTCGGCGATCGGCGATTGCGCGCTGTTCGACAGCGTCCGGTTCGGCGAGACGATGCGGGTGGAGTCGGTGCAGAACGCTACCGACCAGGCGCGCTGCGTCGCCGCGCGTCTCACCGGCGACGCCAAACCGTATGACGGCTATCCGTGGTTCTGGTCCGATCAGGGCGACGACAAGCTGCAGATCGTCGGCCTCACTGCCGGCTTCGATCAGGTGGTGATCCGCGGCAGCGTCGCCGAGCGCTCGTTCTCGGCGTTCTGCTACAAGGCCGGCAAGCTGATCGGCATCGAATCCGTCAACCGCGCCGCCGATCACGTCTTCGGCCGCAAGATCCTGCCGCTCGACAAGTCAGTGACGCCGGACCAGGCGGCCGATCTCGGCTTCGACCTGAAGAAGGCGGTCGCGTAG